From one Neovison vison isolate M4711 chromosome 1, ASM_NN_V1, whole genome shotgun sequence genomic stretch:
- the LOC122913666 gene encoding LOW QUALITY PROTEIN: olfactory receptor 14A16-like (The sequence of the model RefSeq protein was modified relative to this genomic sequence to represent the inferred CDS: substituted 1 base at 1 genomic stop codon), which yields MDNFTYGNIFFLMGFSDVREIQVLHAVLFLLIYLVALLGNLLIITLTTKDHQLHTPMYLFLKNLSFLDLCLISITVPKSIMNSLMNHNTISLLGCVSQVFFFFLLASTEVALLTVMSYGRYVAVCHPLRYDTIMGHRACVQMATTSWVSGGLNAILHTASTFSIPMCGLPEIHQFFCDVPQLLSLACSXNIGEFVVIGLSLVLDFGCFVFIDISYIYIFSTVLRMPSKEGRHKAISTCLPHVLVVTLFLSSGFFAYLHPLSKYPSLFDLLVSVFYTVVPPTMNPLIYSLRNKDMKMALRKLIRDTYNLSI from the coding sequence ATGGACAACTTCACTTATGGGAACATATTTTTCCTCATGGGCTTCTCTGATGTTAGGGAAATCCAGGTCTTACATGCAGTGCTATTTTTGCTAATTTACCTGGTAGCTCTACTGGGGAATCTTCTCATCATCACCCTTACCACCAAGGATCATCAGCTCCACACCCCTATGTACTTATTCTTAAAGAACTTGTCTTTTCTAGATCTCTGCCTCATTTCCATCACTGTCCCCAAATCCATCATGAACTCCCTAATGAATCACAACACAATTTCATTACTTGGATGTGTTTCAcaggtgtttttcttctttctcttagccAGTACAGAAGTAGCACTACTCACGGTCATGTCCTATGGCCGCTATGTTGCTGTCTGCCATcctcttagatatgacaccatcATGGGCCACAGAGCCTGTGTGCAGATGGCAACCACTTCATGGGTCAGTGGAGGTCTCAATGCAATTCTTCATACAGCTTCTACCTTTTCCATTCCCATGTGTGGGCTTCCTGAAATTCATCAGTTCTTCTGTGATGTCCCACAACTGCTCTCTCTTGCCTGTTCATAGAACATTGGGGAATTTGTAGTCATTGGGCTCAGTCTAGTGTTAGATTTTGGCTGTTTTGTGTTTATTGATATttcttacatttatatattttccactGTTCTGAGAATGCCTTCTAAGGAAGGAAGGCACAAAGCCATATCCACATGCCTGCCTCACGTCCTTGTTgtgactctgtttctctcttctggCTTTTTTGCCTATTTACATCCATTGTCCAAATATCCATCACTTTTCGACTTGTTAGTTTCTGTATTCTATACTGTGGTGCCACCCACCATGAACCCCCTCATTTACAGTCTGAGAAATAAAGATATGAAAATGGCACTAAGGAAATTGATAAGGGACACATACAATTTATCAATATAA